The following proteins come from a genomic window of Nicotiana tomentosiformis chromosome 12, ASM39032v3, whole genome shotgun sequence:
- the LOC104090148 gene encoding brassinosteroid-responsive RING protein 1-like has protein sequence MGFPLGYTDMYLPKLLLHIITILGFIKKLISTLFTLLGLEDFLEPEFSYLAGPESCSEPRFHSVSAALIREILPVVKYSEIVDPPEKCAVCLYEFELDDEIRRLRNCKHVFHRSCVDHWMDHDQMTCPLCRAGFVPDDMMEVFNEKLWLASGVSNYYEEYSYIASGL, from the coding sequence ATGGGTTTTCCACTAGGCTACACGGACATGTATCTTCCCAAATTACTCCTTCACATTATAACAATTTTGGGTTTCATTAAAAAGCTCATTTCCACACTATTTACGCTTTTGGGCCTCGAGGATTTTCTCGAGCCCGAATTTTCATACCTGGCCGGACCCGAATCCTGTTCGGAGCCCCGGTTTCACTCGGTGTCGGCGGCGTTGATAAGGGAGATTTTACCAGTGGTGAAGTACTCGGAAATAGTGGACCCGCCGGAGAAGTGCGCGGTGTGTCTGTACGAGTTCGAGTTGGACGATGAAATCAGACGGCTGAGAAATTGTAAGCATGTGTTTCATCGGAGCTGTGTGGACCATTGGATGGATCATGATCAGATGACGTGTCCGCTTTGTAGAGCAGGTTTTGTACCAGATGATATGATGGAAGTTTTTAACGAGAAGTTGTGGTTGGCTTCTGGAGTTTCTAATTATTATGAAGAGTATTCATATATTGCTTCTGGTTTGTAG